In Kryptolebias marmoratus isolate JLee-2015 linkage group LG4, ASM164957v2, whole genome shotgun sequence, the following proteins share a genomic window:
- the si:ch1073-335m2.2 gene encoding msx2-interacting protein isoform X2, with product MVRETRHLWVGNLPEHVREEKIVEHFKRYGRVESVKVLRKRGSEGGVAAFVDFVDIKSAQKAHNAVNKMGDRDLRTDYNEPGSVPSAVRGLEDSSPSSSRDVTGFSRGTVGPVFGPPVSLHTREGRYERRIDGSESRERAYDHSPYGHHDRSGTFDRQRHYNADYYRDRSVFATAGPGSSAIGGSFEASDPHFDSRIRDPFTLTNSTRRDLYRDDRGRRADRTYHHRRSRSSHSSQSRHPSPQRTTGQTSKTPHSPKRTPLSPGRGPRSRSHSRSSSSDSVSSTSSTGSGSDSNSSSSDGSRARSVQSSAANAPHQSSMILDCEEPRRSFGIKVQNLPVRSTDTSLKDGLFHEFKKYGKVTSVQIHGASEDRYGLVFFRQQEDQEKALSVSKGKLFFGMVIEVTAWNGPETESENEFRPLDGRIDEFHPKATRTLFIGNLEKTTSYQQLLDIFQRFGEIVDIDIKKVSGIPLYAFVQYADITSVCKAIKKMDGEYLGNNRLKLGFGKSMPSTCVWLDGLTPNITEQYITRQFLRFGHVVKVVFDRLKGMALVLYNNTDFAQAAVRETKGWKVGGNKIKVDFASQESQVAFYRSMQGSGQDIRDYYEIPPERREDRRPPYHEFTAERAYYENIRTPGLYQEEARRDYAARSRERFPELEHYQGDHFDPRYHEDPRDYRDYRDPFEQDIRKYTYIQRERERERERFEADRSRWSPSHPRRAITPTVSTSPSERAPRDAERRVYSQSSERSGSVSSLSPPHFDKADKTLQELTSKSEKSTQPDRVAGTEKTKRPKRKDKADKDKADKGKSRKAKGQSPSNSLPEIELGTGFDGVSGKGKGSDQDAPERQKCKSESDNLSGNQLTAAHQDSVKSEKSESNKCDNSELDGKARPKKHSKSDTGNDGKDSTVDLERLAARKRRFAETGGKTAPIKRSKHEEEEGRGSDNQSSELGADKHKEPQRRDARLKTDKGGNQKDGQEDIRGQREKFEGSLDSLESKRHPGSTSSRRVSQEGSSDQSSAREQDHHAAIKPNQNSETNKLTKTKEDHVDIDLSQSYRKQMEQNRRLHLQKQQQRESDKLEKSETSQRNEAEDLEHRSLVHEVGKPPEDVTDNFPSHKPKKSDQFDTECGMKRERFYRRQSKDPEWTSTPSPGHQLFAQHAEEDFIDASQKELGRNDEKIHPELELFVKRTHNTQVTKAITPLNSVEEEQQKRWESRGKQDLLPDMSFSRNLNKNLQNRKRLDFGIWHDLEPGEVRSDSEDDGEVKPHSPMPSTSIPLSERPRPDRFSDPKLAHLERNKFYSIAFDQNITPDTKALLERAKSLSSSREDNWSFLDYDSHFVNFRSRKDTEKVESTPRPTPSWYKKKIRSGSEDKLDDRKEEPKPEEHERRELFASRFLHSAVFELDSRRLQLLERKHKELEHMLNQQASQQGTDGELETGPVVLFHSRFLEFTQLQQQKNKTQQMQEDKGDATNTDEKKEEKTPDPEQQTIQSPSTAESITEAENKPTIPAEEAIPEQRLAPNTFATSVNKDVPPSDEKSATLNPAPDVCSPVALIKEEIKEVKQSEAEPMNHSPTETTVRSEYAPIAVSEPNYSLNRPKLSPTVEKLDTIAEDVKSPVKEETCQPEPKEDFVSKSEPELGPETTQPEEPVASSPAHPCFVEEMDVTKKETYSPCEIAVEPDEEKKLQVSKDHVPVNDDANEEMATSQKENKAKEIKTKKGKQSPAQVAQVPVMSATVSEKQATRKSERIDKEKLKRGSSPRAEAKSTSKSPIHGSDHDILEPSIPLGRARRRNVKSVYATPVDDEASVLPRKDITESPRSARKRGTEKDAVQHSTEQEPPPPTPTAKRGRPKKRRLGEESSTAKAEKLKSDNKDTDSNESESGERIPKVTKGKPIPQVAKGSLNQFLSAAGSGSTRKVDKTETADETQEIHFTDPRTLVDPSSLSKDLSVKNDNSKKDEKVKQGIELGKDKDVLHEKISEEKSNGKQTDCLVDEKSTSEKDQIVRGKIKPSRTPKSPLLKNLKIRLNVTEVKDLLQLGDDELGNQDDTPKKIRPGDLNDAVSKNLNANKGCPDDEKDTKETETSKSVISQERELEQAVENIAKLTDPTFPAEPPTPPVLPADAKSDTEEEKPSNPASETELMAAIDSITAEDASVALPQAPPIQTDECSEPEMQDLIQPVKVKEAGANTCAKQEEPAFSNAPKKDNKGRPKTPKRSKAPKQVKKDPKEEQTLSEELAMPLAENTVSDSKTVSEMPPSAAAAAVITSTTWKPEAELPAATESVPSLEEQKQPLKPLYPQAKSPIFPKPQQLPPDSISSALASNKPNIRPIQTNRAPLSPPEWRQQAKDTGASSPHVMLLATKESQPTSSDSEKMNTDQGTSDLRQILMKTKPGSLQGNLSIPSNPLNLRDQNPSESSTQLAAVAPNKSPHPESKMPTYSAPPVVRPSASLTSSETKSVISVIASTGTSVISRVCNPPEPEEKVNVNIGNPCIDMALPKTAYRPSKDDAGSYHGTSDEGASAPRFIVESPALSTGSCSGLRVNTSEGVVVLSHSGQKTEGPQRISAKISQIPQATAGDMESQQLVSMPQIKQDIYGHSQSGLQKGPSSQTDHGHSGKPQSALSSIKHESSGLEKMDSAYQSGPQGVVKRLTQGNQQVINYHQDYMQLKHQKKIDSADSLSTDGAKPSWTSAVSPAISPHLPSPPGNHVGFVTSAGDRTGSHLGAKQEPRSPRKSGHPHSQFTKVSSPIGSSSPKGIPVMLSSGHPAMQQFITGVHHPEQSVIMPPHSVPGGLGRMSPHCVSQPIPVGHLVQGDVRVNTPPLSVMSYGMHGDSLASPWSGSMQPRSSPPQPAVRDKVLKVNPGSLRSHEGEQDESRHLHQTGRPPASLPSDPRGPLRSSVPLETYMVQRDMRVLRHQQGERLTTDPHPGHIQESLTPSLSPRAHILPKGVTEKDITKSLEAKRPHSPLPKDGMMGVRQSGPAMASPQRVQLIPPGPGGSFPEYSGIYSNRIHSKIPEATVGHNQPPLNVTPSMGADLQTKPDGKMTQPVNMVQLLTKHPIVWQGLLALKNDTAAVQLHFVCGNKALAHRSLPLQEGGALLRIVQRMRLEASQLESVARRMTGDSDYCLLLALPCGRDQDDVINQTQALKAAFISYLQKKLAAGIINIPNPGSNQPAYVLQIFPPCEFSESHLSQLAPDLLNRISSISPHLMIVITSV from the exons ATGGTTCGGGAAACCAGACACCTCTGGGTGGGAAATTTACCCGAACACGTTCGCGAGGAGAAGATTGTGGAGCATTTTAAACG GTATGGCCGCGTGGAGAGCGTTAAAGTCCTGCGAAAGCGAGGGTCAGAAGGTGGTGTTGCAGCCTTTGTGGATTTTGTGGATATCAAAAGTGCCCAGAAGGCTCATAATGCTGTCAACAAGATGGGAGACAGAGACCTTCGGACTGACTACAATGAGCCTGGGTCAGTCCCTAGCGCTGTGCGGGGCCTTGAAGACAGCTCCCCTTCGAGCAGTCGCGACGTTACGGGATTTTCTAGGGGAACAGTTGGTCCAGTGTTTGGCCCACCTGTGTCCCTACACACCCGAGAGGGACGTTATGAACGGAGAATAGATGG TTCAGAAAGCCGTGAGCGTGCATACGACCACAGCCCGTATGGACACCACGACCGCAGCGGGACGTTCGACAGACAGCGTCACTACAACGCTGATTATTACCGCGATCGCTCTGTGTTTGCAACTGCTGGGCCAGGAAGCAGTGCTATTGGAGGAAGTTTTGAGGCCTCGGACCCACATTTTGACTCTAGAATACGAGACCCGTTTACCCTAACTAATTCAACGCGACGTGACCTGTACAGAGACGACAGAGGGAGGCGGGCTGATCGAACCTACCATCACAGACGAAGCAGATCGTCTCATTCCTCGCAGTCGAGGCATCCGTCGCCTCAGCGGACCACAGGGCAGACCTCCAAAACACCTCATTCCCCTAAAAGAACCCCCTTATCTCCCGGGAGAGGCCCGAGGTCACGATCTCACAGCAGATCCTCGAGCTCCGACTCCgtcagcagcaccagcagcacaGGCAGCGGCAG CGACTCAAACAGCAGCTCAAGCGACGGTTCTCGGGCACGCTCGGTTCAGTCGTCAGCTGCGAACGCTCCTCATCAGTCTTCTATGATCCTAGACTGCGAAGAGCCACGCAGAAGCTTTGGAATAAAAGTGCAAAACCTACCAGTGCGCTCCACAG ACACGAGTTTAAAAGATGGCCTCTTCCATGAATTCAAGAAATACGGAAAGGTGACGTCAGTGCAGATCCATGGAGCGTCAGAGGACCGTTATGGGTTGGTGTTCTTCAGACAGCAGGAAGACCAGGAGAAAGCCCTCAGTGTTTCCAAAGGAAAGCTCTTCTTTGGCATGGTTATTGAGGTCACTGCCTGGAATGGACCTG AAACGGAGTCTGAAAATGAGTTCAGGCCTTTGGATGGGCGCATCGACGAGTTCCACCCAAAGGCTACGAGGACGCTGTTTATAGGGAACCTCGAGAAGACCACAAGTTATCAGCAGCTCCTTGACATTTTTCAACGGTTTGGAGAAATTGTT GACATTGACATCAAGAAAGTCAGTGGGATTCCCCTGTACGCCTTTGTTCAGTATGCAGATATTACGAGTGTTTGCAAGGctataaagaaaatggatggagagTATCTGGGAAACAACAGGCTAAAg CTCGGTTTTGGGAAGAGTATGCCCTCAACGTGTGTTTGGCTTGATGGTTTGACCCCCAATATTACGGAGCAATACATCACACGGCAGTTCTTGCGCTTCGGACATGTGGTTAAG GTTGTGTTTGATCGACTAAAGGGCATGGCCCTCGTCTTGTACAACAACACAGATTTTGCTCAGGCAGCTGTGAGGGAGACCAAAGGCTGGAAAGTTGGTGggaataaaataaag gTCGATTTTGCAAGTCAAGAAAGTCAGGTGGCATTTTATCGCTCAATGCAGGGCTCTGGGCAGGACATTAGAGACTACTATGAAATTCCACCTGAAAGACG agagGATCGCAGACCTCCCTATCATGAATTTACTGCAGAGAGAGCTTACTATGAGAACATACGAACCCCTGGACTCTACCAAGAGGAGGCTCGACGAGACTATGCTGCGCGCAGCAGAGAGCGCTTTCCTGAACTGGAACATTATCAGGGGGATCACTTTGACCCACGTTATCACGAGGACCCGAGAGACTACAGGGACTACAGAGACCCCTTTGAGCAAGACATCAGAAAATACACGTATATACAAAGAGAACGAGAGAGAGAGCGGGAGCGTTTTGAAGCCGATCGCAGCAGGTGGAGCCCATCTCATCCCAGGCGAGCCATCACTCCCACAGTATCAACATCCCCATCTGAGCGTGCTCCCCGAGACGCAGAACGACGAGTTTACAGCCAGTCTTCTGAAAGAAGTGGCAGTGTGAGCTCATTGTCACCTCCACATTTTGACAAAGCTGATAAGACCCTGCAAGAACTTACGTCAAAAAGTGAGAAAAGCACTCAACCGGATCGTGTGGCGGGAACTGAAAAAACCAAACGTCCAAAACGGAAAGATAAAGCTGACAAAGACAAAGCTGACAAGGGTAAATCAAGAAAAGCAAAAGGTCAGTCCCCTTCTAATTCTCTACCGGAGATAGAGCTTGGGACTGGATTTGATGGAGTGTCTGGAAAAGGAAAGGGATCAGACCAAGATGCTCCCGAGAGACAGAAATGTAAGAGTGAAAGCGACAATCTGTCTGGAAACCAGTTGACAGCTGCTCACCAAGACTctgtgaaaagtgaaaaatctGAATCGAATAAATGTGATAATTCAGAGTTGGATGGAAAAGCTCGACCCAAAAAACACTCCAAGTCTGATACCGGAAACGATGGGAAAGATTCAACAGTGGATTTAGAACGCCTTGCTGCAAGAAAAAGGCGATTTGCCGAAACTGGTGGAAAGACTGCACCAATAAAGAGAAGCAAACACGAAGAGgaagaaggaagaggaagtgATAATCAGTCTTCTGAACTTGGtgctgacaaacacaaagaaccaCAGCGAAGAGATGCCCGACTCAAAACTGATAAAGGTGGCAATCAAAAAGATGGTCAAGAGGACATTAGAGGGCAAAGGGAGAAATTTGAAGGATCCTTAGACTCACTGGAGTCAAAACGACATCCAGGAAGTACTTCATCCAGAAGGGTCTCACAAGAGGGAAGTTCAGATCAAAGCAGTGCAAGAGAACAAGACCACCATGCTGCAATAAAACCTAATCAGAACTCAGAAACTAATAAACTCACCAAGACCAAGGAAGACCACGTTGACATCGACCTCTCTCAGAGTTACCGTAAACAGATGGAACAAAATAGACGCCTACAcctgcagaagcagcagcagcgcgAGTCTGACAAACTTGAGAAATCGGAAACTTCCCAGAGAAACGAGGCTGAAGACTTGGAACATCGCAGCCTTGTGCATGAAGTCGGTAAACCACCCGAGGATGTCACGGACAATTTCCCATCTCACAAGCCAAAAAAGTCCGACCAGTTTGACACGGAGTGTGGAATGAAGAGAGAGCGTTTCTACAGAAGACAAAGCAAAGATCCTGAGTGGACGAGCACGCCCTCTCCGGGACACCAGCTCTTTGCTCAGCATGCAGAGGAAGACTTTATAGATGCTTCTCAAAAGGAGTTGGGTCGAAATGATGAGAAAATTCACCCAGAGCTTGAGCTGTTTGTCAAAAGAACACATAACACACAGGTGACTAAGGCAATCACTCCTTTAAATAGTGTTGAAGAAGAGCAGCAAAAGAGATGGGAGAGCAGAGGTAAACAAGACTTGCTACCCGACATGAGCTTTTCTAGAAATCTAAATAAGAACCTTCAAAATCGCAAGCGTTTGGACTTTGGCATATGGCATGATTTGGAGCCCGGGGAAGTACGGTCAGACTCTGAAGACGACGGAGAGGTCAAACCTCACTCTCCAATGCCCTCCACATCTATTCCTCTTTCTGAACGGCCTAGACCTGACAGGTTTTCCGATCCCAAACTTGCCCACCTGGAAAGAAACAAATTCTACTCTATTGCGTTTGACCAGAATATCACTCCTGATACCAAGGCTCTGCTAGAACGGGCGAAATCTCTCTCGTCTTCTCGAGAAGATAACTGGTCGTTTTTGGATTATGATTCTCACTTTGTAAATTTTCGCAGCAGGAAAGATACAGAGAAAGTCGAATCAACACCAAGACCGACACCTTCTTGGTACAAGAAAAAGATAAGAAGTGGATCTGAAGACAAACTtgatgacagaaaagaagagCCTAAGCCTGAGGAGCATGAACGCAGGGAACTGTTTGCCTCGCGCTTTCTTCACAGTGCTGTGTTTGAGCTGGACTCCAGACGACTTCAGCTCCTTGAACGCAAACACAAAGAACTTGAGCATATGCTAAATCAACAAGCTAGTCAGCAAGGGACCGATGGCGAACTTGAAACCGGGCCCGTTGTTCTTTTCCACAGCCGATTTTTGGAATTCACTCAActacaacaacagaaaaacaaaactcagcagATGCAGGAGGACAAAGGAGACGCCACAAACACAgatgaaaagaaagaggagaagacACCTGATCCAGAACAACAAACTATACAGTCTCCCAGCACAGCAGAATCTATCACAGAGGCAGAAAATAAACCCACCATTCCAGCTGAAGAAGCGATTCCTGAACAAAGACTCGCACCTAATACTTTCGCCACGTCTGTGAACAAAGACGTGCCTCCATCAGATGAGAAATCTGCGACACTAAATCCAGCCCCTGATGTGTGTTCACCCGttgctttaataaaagaagaaataaaggaGGTAAAGCAAAGTGAAGCTGAACCCATGAACCATTCACCAACTGAGACTACAGTGAGGTCAGAATATGCACCGATAGCAGTCTCTGAACCCAACTATTCACTGAATAGACCTAAACTGTCTCCAACCGTAGAAAAACTGGATACTATTGCTGAAGACGTGAAATCTCCAGTTAAAGAAGAAACATGCCAACCTGAACCTAAAGAAGACTTTGTCAGTaagtcagaaccagaacttggTCCTGAGACAACTCAACCAGAGGAGCCTGTAGCTAGTAGTCCAGCACATCCTTGTTTTGTTGAAGAGATGGATGTAACCAAGAAAGAAACTTATTCACCCTGTGAAATCGCAGTAGAGCCTGATGAAGAGAAGAAACTTCAAGTCAGTAAAGACCATGTACCTGTTAACGATGACGCAAACGAAGAGATGGCGACTTCTCAGAAAGAGaataaagcaaaagaaattaaaactaaaaagggCAAACAATCCCCTGCTCAGGTCGCTCAAGTACCTGTAATGTCGGCCACAGTTTCTGAGAAACAGGCAACGCGCAAGAGTGAGCGCATtgacaaagagaagctgaaacGCGGCTCATCTCCAAGAGCTGAAGCAAAGTCTACAAGCAAGTCACCGATTCATGGATCAGATCATGACATCTTGGAGCCGAGCATACCATTAGGTAGAGCAAGACgaagaaatgtaaaatcagTGTATGCCACCCCAGTTGATGATGAGGCATCGGTTCTTCCTCGAAAGGACATAACAGAGTCACCGCGCTCTGCACGAAAGCGAGGTACAGAGAAAGATGCAGTGCAGCACAGTACTGAACAAGaacctccaccccccacccctacAGCAAAACGGGGCCGTCCTAAGAAGCGCAGACTAGGGGAAGAAAGTTCAACTGCCAaggcagaaaaattaaaatcagacaaCAAAGACACAGATTCAAATGAATCTGAAAGTGGTGAACGAATTCCAAAAGTTACCAAAGGAAAACCAATTCCTCAAGTCGCAAAAGGTTCGTTAAATCAGTTTCTCTCAGCTGCAGGATCTGGATCAACAAGAAAAGTAGACAAAACTGAGACAGCTGATGAGACACAAGAAATCCATTTTACTGATCCACGTACTTTGGTAGATCCGTCGAGTTTGAGCAAAGATTTGTCAGTGAAAAATGACAActcaaaaaaagatgaaaaagttaAACAGGGCATAGAACTGGGCAAAGATAAAGATGTTCTACATGAAAAAATCAGTGAGGAAAAATCAAATGGGAAACAGACGGATTGTCTTGTTGATGAGAAATCCACGTCAGAGAAAGACCAGATTGTTAGAGGGAAAATCAAGCCAAGCAGGACTCCAAAGTCTCCTCTGCTCAAGAACCTTAAAATCCGGCTAAATGTCACAGAGGTCAAAGATCTTCTTCAGTTAGGTGACGACGAACTTGGGAACCAAGACGACACACCAAAAAAGATCAGACCTGGAGACCTGAATGATGCCGTTTCAAAGAACCTAAATGCTAACAAAGGGTGTCCTGATGACGAGAAAGATACGAAGGAGACTGAAACCTCGAAAAGCGTAATCTCACAGGAGCGAGAATTGGAGCAGGCGGTGGAGAACATCGCCAAACTTACTGATCCGACTTTTCCAGCAGAACCACCGACTCCACCTGTCCTCCCTGCAGATGCAAAAAGTgacacagaggaagaaaaacctTCTAATCCAGCCAGTGAGACAGAACTGATGGCTGCTATTGACTCAATAACTGCTGAAGATGCAAGTGTGGCTCTTCCCCAAGCACCTCCAATACAGACTGATGAATGCTCCGAACCTGAAATGCAAGATTTAATTCAGCCTGTCAAGGTAAAAGAAGCTGGGGCAAATACTTGTGCTAAACAAGAGGAACCTGCCTTCTCCAACGCACCCAAAAAGGACAACAAGGGAAGGCCAAAAACACCCAAACGCTCTAAAGCTCCAAAGCAAGTAAAAAAAGATCCAAAAGAAGAACAAACCCTAAGTGAGGAACTGGCTATGCCTTTAGCTGAGAATACCGTTTCAGATTCAAAGACCGTGTCTGAGATGCCTCCAtcggcagcagctgctgcagttatTACCTCTACTACTTGGAAGCCGGAGGCTGAGCTTCCAGCTGCTACAGAGTCGGTGCCATCTTTGGAAGAGCAGAAACAACCCCTGAAGCCTTTGTACCCTCAGGCTAAGAGTCCAATATTCCCAAAGCCTCAGCAGTTGCCGCCTGACAGCATCTCCTCTGCTCTGGcctcaaacaaaccaaatatcAGACCcattcaaacaaacagagctcctctctctcctcccGAATGGCGCCAGCAGGCTAAAGATACAGGTGCGTCTTCTCCGCATGTCATGCTGTTGGCAACCAAGGAAAGCCAGCCAACATCCTCGGACTCCGAAAAAATGAATACTGATCAAGGCACAAGTGACTTGagacagattctaatgaaaaCTAAACCCGGTTCCCTCCAAGGCAATCTTTCAATTCCTAGTAATCCGCTCAACCTTCGAGATCAGAACCCATCTGAAAGCAGCACTCAACTCGCAGCTGTTGCTCCAAACAAGTCGCCACACCCTGAAAGCAAAATGCCGACTTATTCAGCGCCGCCTGTTGTTCGTCCTTCAGCGTCACTGACCTCCTCTGAGACAAAATCTGTGATCTCTGTTATTGCGTCTACTGGAACTTCTGTTATCAGTCGTGTTTGCAACCCTCCTGAGCCTGAGGAAAAGGTAAATGTAAACATTGGAAACCCCTGTATAGACATGGCTCTACCCAAAACAGCCTACAGGCCAAGCAAAGATGATGCTGGGTCATATCACGGGACATCTGACGAAGGGGCAAGTGCTCCACGCTTCATCGTTGAAAGCCCTGCTCTCAGCACTGGGTCTTGCTCCGGTCTTAGAGTAAATACGTCGGAAGGAGTGGTAGTATTGAGCCACTCGGGCCAGAAAACAGAGGGACCCCAGAGGATTAGCGCCAAGATTAGTCAAATCCCACAAGCAACAGCAGGTGACATGGAATCTCAGCAGTTAGTGTCCATGCCTCAGATTAAACAGGACATTTATGGTCATTCTCAGTCAGGACTTCAAAAGGGGCCTTCATCACAGACAGATCATGGGCATTCTGGTAAGCCCCAGTCAGCCCTGTCTTCTATTAAACATGAAAGCAGTGGTTTGGAGAAGATGGATTCTGCCTACCAGTCCGGTCCTCAAGGAGTAGTGAAGCGCCTCACGCAGGGTAACCAGCAAGTAATAAATTATCATCAAGACTACATGCAATTAAAGCATCAAAAGAAAATTGATAGCGCGGATTCACTTAGTACAGATGGAGCAAAACCATCTTGGACTTCCGCTGTAAGTCCTGCAATAAGCCCCCATTTGCCCTCTCCACCTGGGAATCATGTAGGTTTTGTCACATCAGCTGGTGACAGAACTGGTTCGCACCTTGGCGCGAAACAAGAACCACGATCCCCACGCAAGTCTGGCCATCCACACTCTCAGTTCACTAAGGTGTCCTCGCCCATAGGTTCCTCTTCACCAAAGGGTATCCCTGTAATGTTATCCTCTGGCCATCCCGCCATGCAACAGTTTATAACTGGCGTGCATCATCCAGAGCAGTCCGTTATCATGCCACCTCACAGCGTGCCTGGAGGATTAGGACGGATGTCTCCTCATTGTGTTTCCCAGCCAATTCCAGTGGGACACCTCGTCCAAGGAGATGTTAGGGTCAACACTCCGCCTTTATCTGTGATGAGCTACGGGATGCACGGAGACTCGCTCGCCTCTCCCTGGTCCGGTTCTATGCAGCCACGGTCTTCCCCACCCCAGCCTGCTGTCCGAGACAAGGTTCTCAAAGTAAATCCTGGTTCTTTAAGGAGCCACGAGGGGGAGCAGGACGAATCCAGGCACTTGCATCAAACGGGAAGACCACCTGCCTCTCTGCCGTCAGATCCTCGTGGGCCTTTGAGGAGTAGCGTTCCTCTGGAAACGTACATGGTTCAGAGAGACATGCGTGTGCTCAGGCACCAGCAGGGGGAGCGCTTGACCACAGACCCCCACCCTGGGCATATTCAAGAAAGTCTAACCCCATCCCTATCTCCAAGAGCACACATTTTGCCAAAAGGTGTAACGGAAAAGGATATAACAAAGTCGTTGGAGGCAAAGAGGCCGCACTCCCCTCTTCCAAAGGATGGGATGATGGGGGTCAGGCAATCTGGTCCAGCAATGGCCTCTCCCCAGAGAGTTCAACTAATACCACCAGGACCAGGCGGATCATTCCCGGAGTACTCTGGGATTTACTCAAACCGTATCCATTCTAAAATACCGGAGGCTACCGTTGGCCATAACCAGCCACCACTGAATGTCACACCATCCATG GGTGCAGACCTCCAGACGAAACCAGATGGCAAGATGACGCAGCCCGTTAATATGGTGCAGTTGCTCACG AAACACCCTATTGTGTGGCAAGGCCTTCTGGCGCTGAAGAACGACACGGCAGCAGTCCAGTTGCATTTTGTCTGTGGGAACAAAGCTCTGGCTCACAGGTCGCTGCCTCTGCAGGAAGGAGGCGCTCTGCTTCGGATCGTCCAGAGAATGAGACTCGAGGCTTCACAGCTGGAGAGCGTAGCCCGAAGAATGACA gggGACAGTGATTATTGTCTTCTCCTTGCATTGCCTTGTGGACGAGATCAAGATGATGTCATAAACCAAACTCAAGCTCTGAAGGCTGCGTTTATCAGCTACTTGCAGAAAAAGTTGGCAGCTGGTATCATCAACATCCCCAATCCAGGTTCCAATCAG cCCGCCTATGTGCTTCAGATTTTCCCGCCGTGCGAGTTTTCCGAGAGCCACCTGTCGCAGCTCGCCCCCGACCTTTTAAACCGGATCTCCAGCATCTCGCCACACCTCATGATTGTCATCACCTCTGTGTAA